The proteins below come from a single Lodderomyces elongisporus chromosome 3, complete sequence genomic window:
- the ETF1 gene encoding Electron transfer flavoprotein alpha-subunit (BUSCO:EOG092649VG) gives MLRRFFSTSRSLKNSLVFVEGANGQVSPSTLSTITAATQIGEPVTAVVVDQNLAESASKLSGVSKVLKAQGPQYAHYLSEEISPLLQELIKKHNFTHFFVSGSAVGKSILPRLGALLDVQPLSDITKVIDKQTFTRPIYAGNAIATVKSKDSIILATVRASAFAPASEQDAVSIEDVTETPETGNRTEFVSEELVSSERPELGSASTVIAGGRGLKNKETFDALVEPLATKLNAAIGASRAAVDSGYCDNSLQVGQTGKIVAPDLYIAVGISGAIQHLAGMKDSKVIVAINKDPEAPIFNIADVGLVGDLNEVVPELTEKI, from the coding sequence ATGCTTAGAAGATTCTTCTCCACATCTCGAAGCTTGAAAAATAGTTTGGTTTTCGTTGAAGGTGCTAATGGCCAAGTGAGCCCTTCAACCTTGTCGACCATCACCGCGGCCACGCAGATCGGCGAGCCCGTTACCGCAGTGGTGGTTGACCAGAACCTCGCCGAAAGTGCTTCCAAATTATCGGGAGTCAGCAAAGTGTTGAAAGCACAAGGTCCTCAATATGCCCACTACTTATCAGAGGAGATTAGTCCCTTACTACAGGAGTTGATTAAAAAACACAATTTCACccatttctttgtttccgGATCGGCAGTTGGTAAGTCGATATTGCCAAGGTTGGGAGCATTGCTCGACGTCCAGCCATTGAGTGATATTACCAAAGTGATTGACAAGCAGACATTCACCCGTCCAATCTATGCCGGTAATGCGATTGCCACAGTCAAGTCGAAGGATAGTATTATACTTGCTACAGTGAGAGCTTCTGCGTTTGCGCCGGCATCGGAGCAAGACGCCGTTAGCATTGAAGATGTGACAGAAACCCCAGAGACTGGAAACAGAACCGAGTTTGTTTCCGAGGAGTTGGTTTCATCGGAGAGACCTGAGTTGGGCTCAGCATCTACTGTCATTGCTGGTGGTCGTGGATTAAAGAATAAGGAAACGTTTGATGCCTTGGTGGAGCCTTTGGCCACCAAGTTGAATGCAGCCATTGGAGCATCTAGGGCCGCAGTCGATTCTGGATACTGTGACAACTCATTGCAAGTGGGACAAACAGGTAAGATTGTTGCACCAGATTTGTACATTGCTGTTGGTATCTCGGGTGCCATCCAACATTTGGCTGGTATGAAGGACAGTAAAGTGATTGTGGCAATCAACAAGGACCCCGAAGCACCAATCTTTAACATTGCCGATGTCGGATTAGTTGGTGACTTGAACGAGGTGGTTCCAGAATTGACAGAGAAGATCTAA